The DNA segment AGCAATCTTGTGGATATTTCCGATCATCTTCAACGTCACGTTTCAGAACTTCTTGGTGATTGCTGGTGGTGCCAGCGTCGCAATCGGCTTTGCATTTAAGGATTATGTCAGCAGTTTGATTGCTGGCATCGTTGCGATTTTCGAGCGACCATATCGGCCAGGCGATTGGGTCGAAATTGATGACGACTACGGAGAAGTACAAACGGTGGGGCTGAGAGCAATTCGTTTGCGGACCGCTTCGGATGACATTGTCACGGTTCCCCACGTGCGAATGTGGGACAGTAATATCAGCAATTCCAATGACGGAGCGCGAACGTTGATGTGCGTCGCGGACTTCTACGTTGCGCCGGACCATGACGCGGCAAACCTGCGAGAAAAACTGCGTGACGTGGCACTAACGAGCGCTTACTTAGAGTTTGACAAGCCGGTGCTGGTCATGTTGTCAGAGAAGCCGTGGGGAACGCATTACAAAGTAAAAGCCTATCCGTTTGACATGCGGGATCAGTTCGCGTTCGTCAGTGACCTAACCATTCGAGGCAAGCAAGCGATCAACGAGTGCAGTGCCAGAGAAGTCACAGCACACTACGCAGTCTCAAGCGATGATTCGGGGTAAGCAACGGTTTTGTGGCTAGAAATCCGCCAGAGACATGGCCGTAGCTAGCCGATTCTCTTCAATGCCTCATCAAAACGTCGATCGAATTCTGCGAACAGATCCAGTGTTTCGGGACGGTCGAGCACTTGCTGGATGTTGGCAGCCCCCGCGTCAATTTTCGGTTCTGGTTCGATCGCTTCGTCGGCGCCTGTGCCCGAGTCGGCGAGTCCTCGTGCCGTCGCGATGGCGGCAGATTTCCAACCTTTGACACTTGTAAGTGCGTCGGTCATTGCAGCACGTACGACGCGAAAATCGATCCTTGCAAACGACTCTTCGAAAGCTAGTCGCATTCGAGCAGACTGGGTTGGATCGATCGTTGCTGACTCATCACGAAGGTGCCGATCGAGAGTCCGCCCGAGCAGCACCATTCGCATGATCTCAAGGGGAACCCCTCGGATCGAAGTCACGATTGCGACGAATTTGCGAACCGGGAACAGCAATAACTTCAGCGGTGCCTTCACGGCGGTCGCGACGCAGCCGTTTAGGCAACCGCCGCTCGAATCGAAAAACGGTTTCAAATCGTCCAGAAGGTCAGTGCGTTGATGAGCCGCAAGTGTCCTTGAGACAACGAACTGTCGGCATCGACTGCGGATGACGTCATCGACGAACGGAATCGGGATGAACCGTGCAGCCGAGGATACAATTCCCGCAACGACCCATTGATGAGTCAGCCAGGTTGATCCGTCTGGATTCAATTTGTCTGGAGTCGTTTCAGGCATCGCGATTGCTTCTATCCACGCTTCGTCGGTTTTCTATGGTTGATCGGCATCACGACAGTGAAACCAAATTAATTCGCCTTGTCGAATCGGCTCCACCAGAGCGCCGTAGAAATTGACGTCTCGGCGATGGCTCATTGGCTAGCTCAGTCAGCGGCAATCGCGGCGACCAACTCGTCGAGTTCTGCTCTGTGTTGATTGAACTTCCTCTCTGCCTCGGCGACGTCTGGATGCCGAGCCATGCTGAGAATGTCTTGCAGTTCGACTGTTGCTCCATCGGTTTGGAACGTACTGAGCAAGCTTTTCAGTTTCATGCTGCGCCGAGTCAGCAGCAGCGCCGTTGCCGTCCTCGAGAGCATGTAGCGATTTTTGGTTGGCGCCGGGGAGGTCGGTTGAGGTGATGGCTGCCACCTCACGCAGAAGAATCTCGTCTCCTCCAAGTCGTCGGATTGCTTCTGCGAAGTGATACGCGTGTTCGACTGAAACGGTCACTGGCCTCTCTCTATAGGGCATCTACGTTTCGATCAACAACGCGCTGGGCGGTTACCAAGGTTTGATTTTCCAACCTACGATCAAGCCCAGACCGAATGCCCAAACCGCCGCGACTTCCGGTTTGTCTTTTGCATAAGCTTTCGCGAGACTCAGCAAATCTTTCGCTGGCTCCGCCATATAATGATCTTTAAACTCGCGTGCGCCGACCGCGAGACTGTCGGTCGCGTCATTAACAAATTCACGGGCAACACCTTTGACGTGTTCGGTGGATCGGGTTGTTTCTGACATTAGAGATTCCTAAGTTAGTGATGGAGTTAGTTGTGTCGACCTTAAATTGACGACATGCCTTGGTCGCTTTATCGCTGCATCGTCTCTATCGCGGAGTTGGTGGAAACGTCTCGCGTCGAAATTGGTTGCGGGCTGATTGACGGGGCTTCACAACCACTGCTTTGATCCAACGCATGTTTTCGGCAAACTCCCGTTTCACCTCGATCAGTGAATCGTTCGCTTTTCCGATCATTTTGGCTCCCGTTAACGCTGCAATCATGGCGACAAACATGGCGATACTGCTGACGATCAGCAACGCTTCGCCCGCGGTAAGATCAAACTGTTCGTGTAGAACGAATCCGAGCCCGATCATCGCGGTCATCGCCGCAGTCAGCGTGATGATCGCCGCTAAAGCTAAAAAAATGACCGCCTTGATGCCGCGGCGCTTGGCTTCCCGAGAATCTACCGATAGCAATTGGAATTGCAATTCGCAGAGGTCAACGATGTCGCCGATCACGCGCCCGAATCCGCCCTGGTTTCGTTCTTCGCTCATGAGCGGACTCCACGCTTGATAATCCAAGCAGCGGCAGCACCTACTGCTGTCGCTATCGCTAACGCAGCAACCGGGTGGTTGCCAATTGTATCACGGACGATTTGTAGGGTTTGATCGCCAACGCCGTTGCCTTGCTCTTCATCTGCGGATTGTCGCCTCGCTGTTCGGTCTCGATCGTAGTATCGACCGACTCGGTTCTGCTCAATTGGTGCAATCATGATGTGATGTCCTCATTGTGGTTGCGGCGCGGCGCACCGACCCCGTGCGAGTCCAAAAAGACACTACTTGCTTTGCGAATTGCAATGTTGGTGCCGGTGCGGAAAGCCATGGATGCAATTGCGCCGACGACACCACCTAACAAGCTCGACTTCGCGGCGATCGTCTCGCCTTCCGTGTCCAGACGTGTTTGCCTAACCGATGGTTTTGGCGACGGAACGGCCAGAAAACCAACGGCGGCAGCACACGCTACCGAAGCGATCGGCATTCTGCGGACATAGAATTTCCAGTCCGATAACTGCTGAATCTGCTCGCGTGCATCTTCCATGTCGTAGGGAAGTTCGCTTCGGATGGATCGCATCCGCGCACGAATTTCTTCGGAACGCATTTCTGCAGCAGTGCTCATCAGTGTTTCTCGGCTTTTGGGTTGCGTTGATTGTTGTCGTCTACGCTGTTCTTAGCGACGACGTCCGAGGAAAAGCAACGCTCCGGCCGCGACACCGACGCCGAACGCAATCGCAAGCGATTCCATCGGCCGTGAACGCACCGAGTGAACTACCTGACGCGACATTTGCTCTGATGCCGCACTTGCCCGTGCATACTGTTCGCGTGCCATCGCGGTGGCTTCGTCGACATACCGCGACGCCGACTCAGTCGCTTGATTCAAGGTCGAACGTCCATTTGCCATAGCTTGGTCCAGGAACTCTTCGACTTCGCGTTTCGTCGCACCCGTCTTTTGTTGCACGACCCCGACCAGTCGGTCGGCCGAGCCCTCGACCCGAAGCAAGTCATCGTCGGTCAATTGGCCCCAGTGTTCTTGCAGGCG comes from the Rubripirellula reticaptiva genome and includes:
- a CDS encoding mechanosensitive ion channel family protein, coding for MPQEINVKPTEAAESVQGSVAAKDNAVQLINDLQDISFGEIAVVIVATWVAIVLARRVLPFLAERGPNQVRLYLLGAVPIIRLLLMTVAILWIFPIIFNVTFQNFLVIAGGASVAIGFAFKDYVSSLIAGIVAIFERPYRPGDWVEIDDDYGEVQTVGLRAIRLRTASDDIVTVPHVRMWDSNISNSNDGARTLMCVADFYVAPDHDAANLREKLRDVALTSAYLEFDKPVLVMLSEKPWGTHYKVKAYPFDMRDQFAFVSDLTIRGKQAINECSAREVTAHYAVSSDDSG
- a CDS encoding phage holin family protein, with translation MSEERNQGGFGRVIGDIVDLCELQFQLLSVDSREAKRRGIKAVIFLALAAIITLTAAMTAMIGLGFVLHEQFDLTAGEALLIVSSIAMFVAMIAALTGAKMIGKANDSLIEVKREFAENMRWIKAVVVKPRQSARNQFRRETFPPTPR
- a CDS encoding CsbD family protein, yielding MITREELRGQWNEVKGRLQEHWGQLTDDDLLRVEGSADRLVGVVQQKTGATKREVEEFLDQAMANGRSTLNQATESASRYVDEATAMAREQYARASAASEQMSRQVVHSVRSRPMESLAIAFGVGVAAGALLFLGRRR